The window GGGGAGTGCAGGGCAGTTATGGCACGGCGAGAGAAGGGCTTGATGATGAGAAATAGCGCATAGATGCCGATCCAGGCAGCGAGCCCCATAAAGAAGGGGGCGAGCCCTGCTCCATAGGTTCCCGCTTCCGCGACTGCTGCGGTTTTCACGGTGACGGGGTCTGCAATGTTCTTAGCTTGAGCTGCCCGCTGCTGCTCCGTGGTCTCAGGGATTCGCTGGATGCCATCGGCTAGCCCCGATTGGAGCGTCGCCAGCCCAGAAACCAGTTGCGGCAGCCCTGATGAGAGTTCCGCTGCGCCCGAATTGACCTCGGACGCACCCGTCGCGAGTTCCGCTGAGCCCGCCGCGGCAGATTGGATGCCATTGGTGAGCGTCGGAGCGGCTTGCGCTAGCCTCCGTGCCCCCGCGGCGACCTCGCTTGATCCTGCAGCAAGGGTGTCGAGTTGGCCGACGGCCTGTTTGAGCCTGGCGTCGCCGTTCTGCACTGCGGCGTTGAGATCGTCAAGAACAGTCAGTGCTTCGGCAATCTGAGCGGGGGTGAGTCCCGAGGTCAAGAGTCGTTGTTCAATCTCGTTTCGCACCGGCTGCAGACTCGCGATCACATCGGAGGAGGCCGCGCTGACCTGGTCGCCGAGGGCGGCGACGCGCTGGTTGCCCGAGGCGACCTCGGCCGCACCGTTGGCTAGTGCGGTGCTTTCTGCGGGAAGCGAGGCGGTGCCGGAGGCGAGCTGGCCGAGGCCATCGCGCAGGGTGGCCGACCCGCTTGCCAGCTGTGTGGTGCCAGAGGCCAGTTCCGTGGCACCAGCCGAGGCCGTCTGTGCTCCAGAGAGAAGCTCCGTTACCCCGTCGCTCGCGGTGGAGAGGCTCGTGCGAATGATCGAGAGGGAGATGAGAAAGGTTGAGGCTGCTTCTTCGTTCACCTGCGCCACAATGTCGTTCGTGATGGTCTTAATCGCTTGTTGGCCGATCGTGGTGCCGAGATAGCTGTTGGCATCGTTCGTCGTGAGAACGAGCTCTGCCTGGCGGGGGTCATCGGTTGAGGACGAGGCGATGGCTTCTGAGAAACCCCGGGGGAGCGTCACGGCAAAGTCGAATCGCTGATCGTCGACGCCCTGTGCCGCTTCCTTGGCGGAGACCCTGTGCCAGTCGAACGTATTGGAGTCAAGGATCTTCGTGGCGATGCGGTCCCCATAGTTTGTATAGGTGCCATCGGAGGTGACACCGCGATCGGCCACGACCAGCGCGACGGGGATCTGCCCCAGGCGGTCGTAGGGGTCCTGATTGGCCCACAAGTAGAACCCGCCATACAGCAGGGGCACGATTCCGAGGGCGACCAGGGCGATGAACGCCATGGGCTTGCGAACCAGCCTCCGAAACTCTGCGGCGATCATTGCCGGGATCTTCACGGTGTGCCTTCCTGTGGGGTGGCGTCGTCATCGCCGCTCTCGGCGTCCGGCGTCGCCACCTGATCAGGCTCTGGCGCGATTCCGAGTGCGGTCGCCGAGGCGACGCCCGCGATTGCCAACACCGCATAACCCCGGGCAGCGAGTTCTTGTGAACGCTGCCACCAGTGGGCGGGGTCCCCGCCGTGCCGGTCTGGCGCGGTGATGACGAGCCCCTCAACGTCGTCGCGCAGCACCGCCAGCTCGGTGAGAAGCCGGATGCGAACAATCGGGGGCACCGTTCCGATGGTCCAGGATCGCCATTCTGTTACGCCGAGTTCATGCAGGGCGCGAACCGTTGCTCGCGGCCCCGCCGGAAGCCCGGCGAACATGAGTTCCTCGGCGACGACGGCGAACACCGTGATCTCGGCCGACGGGTCGTTAACCTCGGGTGCGTCGATCAGGGCAACCCGCCTGCGCAGCTCTGGCGCATCGGTGGAGTGATCGATGGTCACGCCACCGGTATCCGGGCGCATTCTGCCCGACGCGATGAGCCCGAGAACGCTCGGGCGTTGGGCAGTCTCTACTACGGCGAGTGTCGCAGAGTTACTGCGGAACGCTGCCGACATTACGGGGAGAGCTGAGCCGTGCCGGCCCTTGCTCACCTCGGTTAGTGTGACGATCACGAGACCTCCCGATGCGATGGTGCGCGTGGCCCGCTCAGTGTAGGTCTGGAGGCTGGGGTGTTGTCATCGGGTTTTGGGAATAGCAGAGTGCTCGGTCGCGTTGTGACGAATATCAATGCAAACGTATCAAGATAGGACAGCGCGATGAGCACCCAGATGCAGTTCGGTATCTTCAGCGTCGGTGACATCACCGTCGATCCCACAACGGGCAGCGCCCCCACCGATGCCTCGCGTCTCAAAGACGTGCTGACGATCGCGCAGCATGCAGAAGAGGTTGGGCTTGACGTCTTCGCCATGGGCGAGCACCACAACCCACCGTTCTTTCCCTCAAGCCCCGTCGCCATCAACAGCTGGCTCGCTGCCAAGACCGAGCGCCTCATCCTCTCGACCGCGACGACCCTGATTACGACCAACGATCCCGTGCGTCTCGCCGAGGACTACGCCGTCCTTCAGCATCTCTCTGACGGCCGCATGGACCTTACGCTCGGCCGTGGCAACACTGGCCCCGTTTACCCCTGGTTCGGCGAAGACATTCGCCAGGGCATCCCGCTCGCGCTCGAGAAGTATGCGCTGCTTCGCCGCCTGTGGCGCGAAGAGTTCGTCGACTGGGAGGGTCAGTTCCGCACGCCGCTGCAGGGTTTCCAGTCGACGCCGCGCCCGCTCGACGGGATTCCTCCGTTCGTGTGGCATGGCAGCATCCGCAGTCCAGAGATCGCGGAGCAGGCCGCTTACTACGGCGACGGATTCTTCTCCAACCACATCTTCTGGCCGGGATCACACACGGCCAAGATGGTCGGCTTCTACCGCCAGCGATTCGAGCACTACGGTCACGGAACGGCCGCTGAAGCGATCGTCGGTATCGGTGGGCAGGTCTTCATGCGCAAGAACTCGCAGGATGCGATCAACGAGTTTCGCCCGTACTTCGATAATGCGCCGGTCTACGGAAACGGCCCGAGTCTCGAAGAGTTCACCTCGCAGACGCCGCTCACGGTGGGTAGTCCGCAGGAGGTCATCGACCGCACACTCGGATTCCGCGACTACGTGGGCGACTATCAGCGTCAGCTGTGGCTCATCGACCACGCCGGACTCCCACTCAAGACTGTGCTTGAGCAGCTCGACCTGCTCGGCGGCGAAGTGGTCCCCGCTCTTCGCGAGGAGTTCGCCAAGAACAGGCCAGCGAACGTTCCCGATGCCCCGACTCACTCTGCACGTCTCGCAGCTGCCGCGGCAGCCGTTGAGCACGCGGCAGACCAGGCCAAATCCGCTTACCAGAGTTCGGAGGTCTAGCCATGACCGAGGGAGCAACGCGACGCATCGCCGTCGTATCGGCAGGGCTCAGCAAGCCATCGAGTACCCGGATGCTCGCCGACCGTATTGCGGCGGCGACCGTGGCAGAGCTCGAGGCTCAGGGCATCACGGCTCATGTCGACACGTTCGAGCTGCGCGACACAGCGCAGGACGTGACCAACAACATGCTCACGGGCTTTCCGAGCCCCAAGCTTGAGGAGGTCATCGACACTGTTACGAGTGCCGATGGACTCATTGTTGTTACTCCCGTGTTCACCACGAGCTACAGCGGCCTGTTCAAGTCGTTCTTCGATGTCATCGACAACCAGGCTCTCGTCGATATGCCGGTCGTGATCGGGGCGACGGCAGGAACGCCGCGCCACTCGCTCGTGCTCGATTACGCGATGCGTCCGCTGTTCACCTACCTGCACGCGGTCGTAACTCCGACCGGCGTTTTCGCCGCATCGTCGGACTGGGGCGACGCGGGCGACAAGGTCAAAACCCTCGGCAGCCGCATCGAGCGTGCGGCGAAGGAGCTTGCTCCGCTCGTCGCCGACTCAACCCGGTCGAGCACGGTGCGAGACCCGTTCGCGCTCGATGCGTCGTTCAGTCCGACAGGGTCTTACATCATCGACTAGCGCGGCCACGGGCGGGGGACTGCATATGACGCCGGCGGACGGCGTGGTATCGAGCATGTCTCGATCGATAATATGCTGGCTGCTGCTGGCACCGTCGCAGATCTGATCGCTGGGACGCTGACGCTTAAGCCACAAGGCCCGCGCGTCCGGAATCCCACGGGGGTGGGGCATTCCGGACGCGCGACTTGTATCCCGTCCCTGTCTCGGACTACGCGGGCGGTGCCTGCTCGTCGAGCGGATACCGCATTACGGCGGCAACCGAGGATTCTCCCGGTAGGTCCGCACGGCGCACAGCCCACACCTTGCCGCCCGAGCGAAGCACTCGAAGCGCAATCTCATCCACGATGCCGTTGGTTCTCCCACTCGGTTCCTTCGCCAGAGCGAGGGCACCCGTGTCATCGATCGTGCCCTCCTGGGTGTCATCGATGTCGAATAGCAGTTCCTCGACGGCTCCGTCGGTAGCAGCGCGGGCAACCGTCGCGAGATCGGCCGAGGCGCGACCGTGGTTTGCTTTGGTGCCAAAGCGCTCTCGCCACGATGTCAAGATGGCGGCGTAATGCTCGTCGAGAACCGCCCTCGCCTTGGTTTCCAGATCCGCCAGAGAGAGAGCAGCGGGGTTCTCCTCGATCGCCTCTGGCAGCAGATTCTCATAGGTGTTCGCCTCGCGATAGGCCGGCTGCAGTTCGCTCGATGCGGCCAGGATCAACGGCTCGGTGTGCTCCGCCATCGCAGCGATTACGGCATCCTGCACGATGCGGCAATATTTGCGGAGCTCGATCTTCTCGCCCGTGCTTCCCAATGCACGCCCACGGTCTCGCTGCCCGTCACCCGAGGTGTATTCCAGAACGGTGTGGATGTCATCCGGCAGTGTGAGCGGGACCTCGTGGACCCCCTCATCGGGCGACAGCTCAGCGAGCTGGGCACCGCCTTCGCTCACGGCCACGACGTACGCTGCGTGACTAAACGCGATCGACCGAAGAAGCGGCCCGACATCGAACCTGTCGCCGACCGAGGTGCGGTTGGTCAGATGGTTCTTCACTCGGAATTCTCTGGCACCATCCGGGTTGGCAAAGAGCACCATCGATTCTGAGAGGTTCAGCCAAAACTCCTCACTGGTCACGGAGTCAAGCGCCGCCCGCACTGCACGCCTCTGCCGCACGTCGACTCCTGCAGCCTCGAGCTGGTGATCCGCCTCCCGAAGGGCGTCTTTGTATTCGAGTTCTAAGCGTTCTCGTTCTGCGGCGAACGGCGTGGTTCGCAGGATGATGGAGACGCTCGCCTCCGATCGTTCGCCAGCGAGTTCAACGATGTCCTGATAGGTGAGTGTTGCGGTCATGGCTCCACGGTAGGTTTCACCGGCATACGCGGGGAGAACGCTCATGGGATTCCTAGGAACACTCCGCGCTCGCGGCGATCCTGGCTCTCGCAGGGGGTCGCTGGTAGGCTTGGCGAGGTTGCAGAGATGCAACCAGAGCAAGAACCAAACGGAGCAGGCCGGCATGAGGCTGGTCACCGGTGGTGAGTTCCCGTATCGCACAGGGCGAAACGGTGATTTTCTACTGTTGGCCAGAGCCCGGCGCTCGCGCATATCGCGCGCGCCCCTGACTGCCCGCTCCTGCTCCGATGTATGAGTCGCGCCCACACGGGGGGCGACGTAAAACAAAGGAGAAACCCTTAATGGAGGGTCCAGAAATCAAGTTTGCTGAAGCCGTTCTCGACAATGGCAAGTTCGGCAAGCGCACGGTCCGTTTCGAGACCGGCCGCCTCGCGCAGCAGGCACAGGGCGCAGTAGCCGCCTACCTCGATGAGGACACCATGCTTCTGAGCGCCACGAGCGCCGGCAAGCACCCGCGTGAAGGATTCGACTTCTTCCCGCTCACCGTCGATGTCGAAGAGCGTTCCTACGCCGCCGGCAAGATCCCCGGCTCGTTCTTCCGCCGCGAGGGTCGCCCCTCAACCGAAGCCATCCTCGTCTGCCGTCTCATCGACCGGCCCCTGCGTCCGTCGTTCGTCGACGGTCTCCGCAACGAGGTCCAGATCGTCATCACCGTTTTGAGCATCGCCCCCGGCGAGTTCTACGACGCGCTGGCCATCAACGCGGCATCCGCTTCGACCCAGATCTCGGGGCTTCCCTTCAGCGGCCCGATCGCCGGCATCCGCCTCGCGCTCATCGGCGACCAGTGGGTTGCATTCCCCAACGTTGAGCAGCTCGAGAATGCCGTCTTCGATCTCACCGTCGCTGGCCGCCTGGTCACCGATAAGGACGGCAACGAAGACATCGCCATCATGATGGTGGAGGCCGAGGCCACCGAGGTTTCATGGAACCTCATCAAGGCGGGCGCAACCAAGCCCGACGAGGCCGTCGTTGCCCAGGGCCTTGAGGCGTCGAAGCCGTTCCTCAAGCAGCTCGTCAAGGCACAGGCTGAGCTTGCTGCTCAGTCGGCCAAGGAGATCCAGGAGTTCCCGGTATTCACCGCGTACGACCAGGCCACCTACGACGCCGTTTCTGCTCTCGCTCTTGACCGTCTCAAGGACGTCTACCAGATCGCAGCCAAGGTCGAGCGCCAGGATGCGGATGACGCACTCAAGGCCGAGGTCAAGACGGCAATCGCCGCCAAGGTCGAGGCTGGCGAGCTGCCCGCCGAGGCCAACGGTCAGGTGTCTGCCGCCTACAAGTCGGTCACCAAGAAGGTCGTTCGCGACCGCATCCTCACCGAGGGTGTCCGCATGGACGGGCGCGGCCTTGCCGACATCCGTCCGCTCGACGCCGAGGTTCAGGTCATCCCGCGCGTTCACGGTTCGGCGATCTTCCAGCGCGGCGAGACCCAGATCCTGGGTGTCACCACGCTGAACATGCTCAAGATGGAGCAGCAGATCGACTCCCTGAGCCCGATCACCAAGAAGCGCTACCTGCACCACTACAACTTCCCGCCCTACTCGACCGGCGAGACCGGCCGCGTTGGTTCGCCGAAGCGTCGCGAGATCGGGCACGGCTTCCTCGCCGAGCGCGCCCTCGTTCCGGTTCTGCCGAGCCGCGAGGAGTTCCCCTACGCAATCCGTCAGGTCTCCGAGGCGCTCAGCTCCAACGGCTCGACCTCGATGGGTTCTGTCTGCGCCTCGACCCTGTCGCTGCTCAACGCCGGTGTGCCGCTGCGCGCACCCGTTGCCGGCATCGCCATGGGCCTCGTCTCCGACACCATCGATGGTGAGACCCGCTACGCGGCTCTGACCGACATTCTCGGTGCAGAAGACGCTCTGGGCGACATGGACTTCAAGGTCGCCGGTACCAGCGAGTTCATCACCGCAATCCAGCTTGACACCAAGCTCGATGGCATCCCGTCGTCTGTTCTTGATGGCGCGCTCAAGCAGGCCAAGGATGCCCGCACGGCAATCCTCAGCGTGTTGACGTCGGCAATCGACGAGCCCGATGAGATGGCCCCGACCGCGCCCCGCGTGATCGCGGTGCAGATCCCCGTTGACAAGATCGGTGAGTTGATCGGCCCGAAGGGCAAGACGATCAACCAGATCCAGGACGACACGGGAGCCGACATCTCGATCGAGGACGACGGAACCGTTTACATCGGTGCCGTTGACGGACCGTCGGCCGAGGCTGCTCGTGCCGCGGTCAACGCGATCGCTAACCCGCTCAACCCTGAGGTAGGCGAGCGCTTCCTCGGCACCGTCGTGAAGATCGCCACCTTCGGCGCCTTCGTGTCTCTGATGCCGGGTCGCGATGGGCTCCTGCACATCTCCGAGGTTCGCAAGCTTGCCGGTGGCAAGCGTGTTGAGAACGTCGAGGACGTGCTCTCCGTCGGCCAGAAGATTCAGGTCCAGATCACCAAGATCGACGACCGTGGAAAGCTCTCGCTCGAGCCCGTTCAGGACGAGACCGAAGCTGCAGACACCGATGGTTCTGCTGTCACGACTACGTCGACCGAGGCGCCTGCAGAGGGCTAATCACCACCGCAGTGTCTACGGATGCCCCGTTCTCCTGGTGAGGGCGGGGCATTCGTCGTCTGCACGGTCACTACGAGCTCAGGATGATGGTCCAGCCCACGACCATAAAGCCAATAACGATGCTGATGGTCAGGGCGGCAAGCAGGGCGAGCCTCACTCGGATGTTTTCCACCCCGAACCGAACGGCGACCATCACCAGGTAGAGCACCACGGTCGTGACGAGCCCCGCGGTGGCCGCACCCAGGGGCGGCAATTCCCGCATCGCCCACAGCATGACGATGCTGAGCCCGGCGATTATGGCCGCGACGACCAGCCACGTCTTACCGCTGTCGGTTCTGAGTGCTTTCTGGTTGGTTACCTTCTGCGGGTCTGACACACTGCACCTCCACCCCTCGGACGGGCCTCGCCCTCAACGCTGCCACTCTCCGCGTTCGGATACCAGCCTCCGCGCCTCATAGAATCTGCCTATGCGTACAGTGGGGCACTCCGGCCTCGAGGTCTTTCCCGTCGGCATCGACGGGGGAGTCTTCGGCTGGCAGTCTGGCGCCCGCGACGCCGCGGCCATGCTCGACGCGTTTGCCGACTCGCGGGGCAACCTCATCTATACGGCCGATCACCATGCCGGGGGCAGAAGCGAGGTGATGATCGGTTCCTGGCTGCGAACGCAGCCAGATCGCTCACGCTTTGTTGTGGCAACGACTGTGGGGCGGCATCCGGATTGGCCCGGGCTTTCTCCCCGCATGGTCACTAGGGCCACGGAGGCGTCGCTGCGCAGGCTTGGCACCGATCACATTGACATCCTCACGCTCGACGGCACCAACTCATCGGTCGCAATCGATGACACCTTCGAAGCGGTTGATGCGCTCAATCGCGCGGGCAAGGTCAGGCACGTCGCCGTTCTTCGGCATTCCTCGGCTCGGGTCAGAGCGATGCAGCGCAACGCGCTCGAGTCGCGCTATCCGCCGCTCGTGGCGGCCGTTCACGACTACAGTCTCATGGCCCGCGGGGTTTTCGAGAACGAGGTCGCGGCTACGACGGAGGAACTCGGCATCGGTTTCTTCGCCCGCCGCCCCCTCGCCCACGGGTTTCTTTCGGGGCGCGCAACGGGGCCGATCACCGTTCCCATGATCGCGGGCATGGATCGCGCCGCGGTTTTTGCCGGCAGGCGGGGTACACGGGTGCTGGAGAAGCTCACGAGCATCGCGTCCGAACACGGTGTCTCGGTCGGGCGGGTGGCTGCGGCCTGGACTATTTCGAAGCCGGGAGTTTCGGCCGCGCTGTTCTCGGCTCAGTCCGTGGACGAGATCGTCGATCTGGCCGCTGCTCGGTACCTTGCGCTCACGCGCAGCCAGATGGCGGCTCTCGACGCTGTCTCGGCGTAACGCG is drawn from Salinibacterium hongtaonis and contains these coding sequences:
- a CDS encoding YhgE/Pip domain-containing protein; translation: MKIPAMIAAEFRRLVRKPMAFIALVALGIVPLLYGGFYLWANQDPYDRLGQIPVALVVADRGVTSDGTYTNYGDRIATKILDSNTFDWHRVSAKEAAQGVDDQRFDFAVTLPRGFSEAIASSSTDDPRQAELVLTTNDANSYLGTTIGQQAIKTITNDIVAQVNEEAASTFLISLSIIRTSLSTASDGVTELLSGAQTASAGATELASGTTQLASGSATLRDGLGQLASGTASLPAESTALANGAAEVASGNQRVAALGDQVSAASSDVIASLQPVRNEIEQRLLTSGLTPAQIAEALTVLDDLNAAVQNGDARLKQAVGQLDTLAAGSSEVAAGARRLAQAAPTLTNGIQSAAAGSAELATGASEVNSGAAELSSGLPQLVSGLATLQSGLADGIQRIPETTEQQRAAQAKNIADPVTVKTAAVAEAGTYGAGLAPFFMGLAAWIGIYALFLIIKPFSRRAITALHSPVKIAIAGWLTPTMIGVLQMIGLFVIVAVVLGFKVENPAGTIGLMVLSSATFASILLALNIWLGSVGEFLGLVMMVLQLVTAGGTFPWQTLPAPLAFIHHLLPMSYTVDGLRQLMYGGNLTDAINDAWVLLAWLATALVVASLGVARMTRFRTLGDLEPSLIG
- a CDS encoding LLM class flavin-dependent oxidoreductase translates to MQFGIFSVGDITVDPTTGSAPTDASRLKDVLTIAQHAEEVGLDVFAMGEHHNPPFFPSSPVAINSWLAAKTERLILSTATTLITTNDPVRLAEDYAVLQHLSDGRMDLTLGRGNTGPVYPWFGEDIRQGIPLALEKYALLRRLWREEFVDWEGQFRTPLQGFQSTPRPLDGIPPFVWHGSIRSPEIAEQAAYYGDGFFSNHIFWPGSHTAKMVGFYRQRFEHYGHGTAAEAIVGIGGQVFMRKNSQDAINEFRPYFDNAPVYGNGPSLEEFTSQTPLTVGSPQEVIDRTLGFRDYVGDYQRQLWLIDHAGLPLKTVLEQLDLLGGEVVPALREEFAKNRPANVPDAPTHSARLAAAAAAVEHAADQAKSAYQSSEV
- a CDS encoding FMN reductase; translation: MTEGATRRIAVVSAGLSKPSSTRMLADRIAAATVAELEAQGITAHVDTFELRDTAQDVTNNMLTGFPSPKLEEVIDTVTSADGLIVVTPVFTTSYSGLFKSFFDVIDNQALVDMPVVIGATAGTPRHSLVLDYAMRPLFTYLHAVVTPTGVFAASSDWGDAGDKVKTLGSRIERAAKELAPLVADSTRSSTVRDPFALDASFSPTGSYIID
- a CDS encoding polyribonucleotide nucleotidyltransferase, whose protein sequence is MEGPEIKFAEAVLDNGKFGKRTVRFETGRLAQQAQGAVAAYLDEDTMLLSATSAGKHPREGFDFFPLTVDVEERSYAAGKIPGSFFRREGRPSTEAILVCRLIDRPLRPSFVDGLRNEVQIVITVLSIAPGEFYDALAINAASASTQISGLPFSGPIAGIRLALIGDQWVAFPNVEQLENAVFDLTVAGRLVTDKDGNEDIAIMMVEAEATEVSWNLIKAGATKPDEAVVAQGLEASKPFLKQLVKAQAELAAQSAKEIQEFPVFTAYDQATYDAVSALALDRLKDVYQIAAKVERQDADDALKAEVKTAIAAKVEAGELPAEANGQVSAAYKSVTKKVVRDRILTEGVRMDGRGLADIRPLDAEVQVIPRVHGSAIFQRGETQILGVTTLNMLKMEQQIDSLSPITKKRYLHHYNFPPYSTGETGRVGSPKRREIGHGFLAERALVPVLPSREEFPYAIRQVSEALSSNGSTSMGSVCASTLSLLNAGVPLRAPVAGIAMGLVSDTIDGETRYAALTDILGAEDALGDMDFKVAGTSEFITAIQLDTKLDGIPSSVLDGALKQAKDARTAILSVLTSAIDEPDEMAPTAPRVIAVQIPVDKIGELIGPKGKTINQIQDDTGADISIEDDGTVYIGAVDGPSAEAARAAVNAIANPLNPEVGERFLGTVVKIATFGAFVSLMPGRDGLLHISEVRKLAGGKRVENVEDVLSVGQKIQVQITKIDDRGKLSLEPVQDETEAADTDGSAVTTTSTEAPAEG
- a CDS encoding aldo/keto reductase, encoding MRTVGHSGLEVFPVGIDGGVFGWQSGARDAAAMLDAFADSRGNLIYTADHHAGGRSEVMIGSWLRTQPDRSRFVVATTVGRHPDWPGLSPRMVTRATEASLRRLGTDHIDILTLDGTNSSVAIDDTFEAVDALNRAGKVRHVAVLRHSSARVRAMQRNALESRYPPLVAAVHDYSLMARGVFENEVAATTEELGIGFFARRPLAHGFLSGRATGPITVPMIAGMDRAAVFAGRRGTRVLEKLTSIASEHGVSVGRVAAAWTISKPGVSAALFSAQSVDEIVDLAAARYLALTRSQMAALDAVSA